The Vicia villosa cultivar HV-30 ecotype Madison, WI linkage group LG1, Vvil1.0, whole genome shotgun sequence genome includes a region encoding these proteins:
- the LOC131662387 gene encoding uncharacterized protein LOC131662387, which translates to MRDYYSSNTVDKSEINDDTVVNILTPEFLSSLRTSGLPTHHLKLKVGTPIMLMRNIDQSEGLCNGTRLIVTKLVTHVIDASIIAGKNCGNQVYIPRMDMSPSQSPWPFKLNRRQFPIIVSYAMTINKSQGRSLDIVGLYLPMDVFTHGQIYVALSRVTTKQGIKILIHDQHAKVKTTTTNVVYKEIFDNI; encoded by the coding sequence ATGCGGGATTACTACAGCTCTAATACTGTTGATAAGTCCGAAATCAATGACGACACAGTGGTAAATATCCTAACTCCAGAATTTCTCAGTTCCCTCCGTACATCTGGTTTGCCTACCCATCATTTAAAGTTAAAGGTTGGAACACCAATTATGCTCATGAGGAATATTGATCAGTCAGAAGGACTATGTAATGGAACAAGGTTGATAGTAACAAAATTGGTGACACATGTTATTGATGCTTCGATAATAGCTGGAAAGAACTGTGGCAATCAGGTTTACATCCCACGAATGGATATGTCACCTTCCCAATCACCATGGCCGTTCAagctcaacagaagacagttcccCATTATAGTGTCATATGCCATGACAATTAACAAATCCCAAGGACGGTCTTTGGATATTGTTGGTCTATACCTACCAATGGATGTTTTTACACATGGACAAATATATGTTGCACTATCAAGAGTCACAACAAAACAAGGAATCAAGATATTAATACATGATCAACATGCAAAAGTTAAAACAACAACTACAAATGTAGTTTACAAGGAGATCTTCGACAATATATAA